One window of the Pseudomonas lurida genome contains the following:
- a CDS encoding [protein-PII] uridylyltransferase has translation MPQVDPELFDRGQFQAELALKASPIAAFKKAIRQAREVLDARFRSGRDIRRLIEDRAWFVDNILQKAWEQFSWSEDADIALVAVGGYGRGELHPYSDIDLLILLDSADHEIFRDSIERFLTLLWDIGLEVGQSVRSVDECAEEARADLTVITNLMESRTIAGPERLRQRMLEVTSTAHMWPSKDFFLAKRAEQKARHHKYNDTEYNLEPNVKGSPGGLRDIQTILWVARRQYGTLNLRALAGEGFLVESENALLASSQEFLWKVRYALHMLAGRSEDRLLFDHQRSIATLLGFEGEDAKTSIESFMQQYYRVVMSIAQLSDLIIQHFEEVILAPEDEAPPQPINSRFQLHDGYIEARNDNVFRRTPFAMLEIFVLMAQQPEIKGVRADTIRLLRENRHLIDDDFRHDIRNTSLFIELFKCKIGIHRNLRRMNRYGILGRYLPEFGFIVGQMQHDLFHIYTVDAHTLNLIKHLRKLQYTQVSEKFPLASKLMAKLPKPELIYLAGLYHDIGKGRHGDHSEIGAVDAEAFCQRHQLPLWDSRLIVWLVQNHLVMSTTAQRKDLSDPQVIHDFAQIVGDETRLDYLYVLTVSDINATNPTLWNSWRASLLRQLYTETKRALRRGLENPVDREEQIRRTQSAALDILVRGGNDPDDVEQLWSQLGDDYFLRHTAGDVAWHSDAILQQPADGGPLVLIKETTQREFEGGTQIFIYAPDQHDFFAVTVAAMDQLNLNIHDARVITSSSQFTLDTYIVLDTDGDSIGDNPVRVKKIREGLTEALRNPDDYPTIIQRRVPRQLKHFAFAPQVTISNDAQRPVTVLELSAPDRPGLLARIGGIFLEFDLSLQNAKIATLGERVEDVFFITDADNHPLSDPELCRRLQDAIVQQLSVTQEPGVELTRLTL, from the coding sequence ATGCCCCAGGTGGATCCCGAACTCTTCGACCGTGGCCAGTTCCAGGCCGAACTGGCCCTGAAGGCGAGCCCTATCGCCGCGTTCAAGAAGGCTATCCGCCAGGCCCGCGAGGTGCTCGACGCGCGCTTTCGCAGCGGCCGGGACATCCGTCGCTTGATCGAGGACCGCGCCTGGTTCGTGGATAACATCCTGCAAAAGGCCTGGGAACAGTTCAGTTGGAGCGAGGACGCCGACATCGCCCTGGTGGCCGTCGGTGGCTACGGTCGTGGGGAGTTGCACCCCTACTCCGACATCGACCTGCTGATCCTGCTGGACAGCGCCGACCATGAGATCTTTCGCGATTCCATCGAGCGCTTTCTCACCCTGTTGTGGGACATCGGCCTGGAAGTCGGCCAGAGCGTGCGGTCGGTGGACGAATGCGCCGAAGAAGCCCGCGCCGACCTCACGGTGATCACCAACCTGATGGAAAGCCGCACCATTGCCGGCCCTGAACGCTTGCGCCAGCGCATGCTCGAAGTCACCAGCACCGCACACATGTGGCCGAGCAAGGATTTCTTCCTGGCCAAGCGCGCCGAGCAAAAGGCCCGGCACCACAAGTACAACGACACCGAGTACAACCTGGAACCCAACGTCAAGGGCTCGCCGGGCGGGCTGCGGGATATCCAGACGATTTTGTGGGTCGCGCGTCGCCAGTATGGCACCCTGAACCTGCGCGCCCTGGCTGGCGAAGGTTTCCTGGTGGAGAGCGAAAACGCCCTGCTGGCCTCGTCCCAGGAATTCCTCTGGAAGGTACGCTACGCCCTGCACATGCTCGCCGGACGCTCCGAAGACCGCTTGCTGTTCGATCACCAGCGCTCCATCGCGACCCTGCTGGGCTTTGAAGGCGAAGACGCGAAGACCAGCATCGAAAGCTTCATGCAGCAGTACTACCGGGTGGTCATGAGCATTGCGCAGCTCAGTGACCTGATCATCCAGCACTTCGAAGAAGTGATCCTGGCGCCCGAAGACGAAGCGCCGCCGCAACCGATCAACTCGCGCTTCCAACTGCACGACGGCTATATCGAGGCGCGCAACGACAATGTGTTCCGCCGCACACCGTTCGCGATGCTGGAAATCTTCGTGCTGATGGCCCAGCAGCCCGAAATCAAGGGCGTGCGCGCCGATACCATCCGTCTGCTGCGGGAAAACCGTCACCTGATCGACGACGATTTCCGGCATGACATCCGCAACACCAGCCTGTTCATCGAACTGTTCAAGTGCAAGATCGGTATCCACCGTAACCTGCGGCGCATGAACCGTTACGGCATTCTCGGGCGCTACCTGCCGGAGTTCGGCTTTATCGTCGGGCAGATGCAGCACGACCTGTTCCACATCTATACCGTGGACGCCCACACCCTGAACCTGATCAAACACCTGCGTAAGCTGCAGTACACCCAGGTGTCAGAGAAATTCCCGCTGGCCAGCAAGCTGATGGCGAAATTGCCCAAGCCTGAGCTGATCTACCTGGCCGGCCTGTACCACGACATCGGCAAGGGCCGGCATGGCGACCATTCCGAGATCGGCGCAGTGGATGCCGAGGCGTTCTGCCAGCGCCACCAGTTGCCCCTCTGGGACAGCCGCCTGATCGTCTGGCTGGTGCAGAACCATCTGGTAATGTCCACCACCGCTCAGCGCAAGGACTTGTCCGACCCGCAGGTGATCCACGACTTCGCGCAGATCGTCGGCGATGAAACCCGCCTCGACTACCTGTACGTCCTGACCGTCTCCGACATCAACGCCACCAACCCAACGCTATGGAACTCGTGGCGCGCCAGCCTGCTGCGCCAGCTGTACACCGAGACCAAGCGTGCCCTGCGCCGCGGCCTGGAAAACCCGGTGGACCGCGAAGAGCAGATCCGTCGCACCCAGAGCGCAGCCCTGGATATCCTGGTGCGTGGCGGTAACGACCCGGACGATGTCGAACAACTGTGGTCGCAACTGGGCGACGATTATTTCCTGCGCCACACCGCCGGCGACGTGGCCTGGCACAGCGACGCGATCCTGCAACAGCCCGCGGATGGCGGCCCACTGGTGCTGATCAAGGAAACCACCCAGCGTGAATTCGAAGGCGGCACGCAGATCTTCATCTACGCTCCCGACCAGCATGACTTCTTCGCCGTGACCGTGGCCGCCATGGACCAGCTCAACTTGAACATCCATGACGCCCGGGTCATCACCTCCAGCAGCCAGTTCACCCTCGACACCTACATCGTGCTCGACACCGACGGCGACTCGATTGGCGACAACCCGGTACGGGTGAAGAAAATCCGCGAGGGCCTGACCGAAGCCCTGCGCAACCCTGACGACTACCCGACCATCATCCAGCGCCGGGTACCGCGCCAGCTCAAACACTTTGCGTTTGCGCCCCAGGTGACCATTTCCAACGACGCGCAGCGCCCGGTCACGGTATTGGAACTCAGCGCACCGGATCGCCCGGGCCTGCTGGCCCGCATCGGCGGGATCTTCCTGGAGTTCGACCTGTCGTTGCAAAACGCCAAGATTGCGACCCTCGGCGAACGCGTGGAAGACGTGTTCTTCATTACCGATGCCGACAACCATCCGCTGTCCGACCCGGAACTGTGCCGCCGCCTGCAGGACGCGATCGTCCAGCAATTGAGCGTGACCCAGGAGCCCGGCGTCGAACTGACCAGACTGACCCTTTGA
- the dapC gene encoding succinyldiaminopimelate transaminase, which yields MNNALNQLQPYPFEKLRALLGSVTPNPDKRPIALSIGEPKHKSPTFVAEALSNNLDQMAVYPTTLGIPALREAIGAWCERRFNVPKGWLDPARNILPVNGTREALFAFTQTVVNRGDDALVVSPNPFYQIYEGAAFLAGAKPHYLPCLDTNGFNPDFDAVTPDIWKRCQILFLCSPGNPTGALIPVDTLKKLIALADEYDFVIAADECYSELYFDEQTPPPGLLSACVELGRQDFKRCVVFHSLSKRSNLPGLRSGFVAGDADILKAFLLYRTYHGCAMPVQTQLASIAAWQDEAHVQANRDLYREKFDAVLAILKPVMEVQSPDGGFYLWPKVNGDDAAFCRDLFVEEHVTVVPGSYLSREVDGFNPGAGRVRMALVAPLAECVEAAERIRAFMTRNR from the coding sequence ATGAACAACGCCCTGAACCAGTTGCAGCCCTACCCGTTCGAGAAATTGCGCGCCCTGTTGGGCAGCGTCACGCCGAACCCTGACAAGCGCCCGATCGCACTGTCCATTGGCGAGCCGAAGCACAAATCGCCGACATTCGTCGCCGAAGCGCTGAGCAACAACCTCGACCAAATGGCGGTGTATCCGACCACCTTAGGCATCCCGGCCCTGCGCGAGGCCATCGGCGCCTGGTGTGAACGGCGCTTCAACGTACCCAAGGGCTGGCTCGATCCGGCACGCAACATCCTGCCGGTCAACGGCACCCGTGAAGCGCTGTTCGCCTTCACCCAGACGGTGGTCAACCGCGGTGACGACGCGCTGGTAGTAAGCCCCAACCCGTTCTACCAGATCTACGAAGGCGCAGCGTTCCTGGCCGGGGCCAAGCCGCACTACCTGCCGTGCCTGGACACCAATGGCTTCAACCCGGACTTTGACGCCGTGACGCCAGACATCTGGAAACGCTGCCAGATCCTGTTCCTGTGCTCCCCCGGCAACCCGACCGGCGCGCTGATCCCGGTCGACACCCTGAAAAAACTCATCGCCCTGGCCGACGAATACGACTTCGTGATCGCCGCCGACGAGTGCTACAGCGAACTGTACTTTGACGAGCAAACCCCGCCGCCAGGCCTGCTGAGCGCCTGCGTCGAACTGGGCCGGCAGGACTTCAAGCGTTGCGTGGTGTTCCACAGCCTGTCCAAGCGCTCCAACCTGCCGGGCCTGCGCTCCGGGTTCGTGGCCGGCGACGCCGACATCCTCAAGGCCTTCCTGCTCTACCGCACCTACCACGGCTGCGCGATGCCGGTGCAAACTCAGCTGGCCAGCATTGCAGCCTGGCAGGATGAAGCCCACGTGCAGGCCAACCGTGACCTGTACCGGGAAAAATTCGACGCCGTACTGGCGATCCTCAAGCCGGTGATGGAAGTGCAAAGCCCGGACGGCGGTTTCTACCTGTGGCCAAAGGTGAACGGCGACGATGCGGCGTTCTGCCGGGACTTGTTCGTGGAAGAACACGTGACCGTGGTGCCGGGCTCCTACCTGTCCCGCGAAGTGGACGGCTTCAACCCCGGTGCCGGGCGTGTACGCATGGCGTTGGTTGCGCCGCTGGCAGAGTGTGTGGAAGCGGCTGAGCGCATTCGCGCATTCATGACCCGCAACCGCTGA
- a CDS encoding arsenate reductase, whose protein sequence is MKKARTWLDEHGVSYEFHDYKTAGIDREHLTQWCNEHGWQVVLNRAGTTFRKLEDERKADLDQSKAIDLMLAQPSMIKRPVLDLGDRTLIGFKPDSYSAALK, encoded by the coding sequence ATGAAAAAGGCGCGCACCTGGCTCGATGAGCACGGCGTCAGCTATGAGTTCCACGACTACAAAACGGCCGGTATCGACCGCGAACACTTGACCCAATGGTGCAACGAGCACGGTTGGCAGGTGGTTTTGAACCGTGCGGGCACCACCTTTCGCAAACTCGAAGACGAACGCAAAGCCGATCTCGATCAGTCGAAAGCCATTGATTTGATGCTCGCACAACCCTCGATGATCAAGCGCCCGGTGCTTGATCTCGGTGACAGAACCCTGATTGGCTTCAAGCCAGATAGTTATTCGGCGGCCCTCAAGTAG
- a CDS encoding M12 family metallopeptidase: protein MNVAAVVAPQFHHLPHKQDDGHTNAPSSAAHSRHRRNVGDPGRYWPQNTTLKIALYEFDVNDPYVLAVKKAACQWLPHINLKFEFVSGEEGDVRIAANNQRPQSAVGTGALSMPESTPTMSLPLDHTDPRFEYIVLHEFGHMLGALHAHQHPDADIPWNVPKVHAVYRRNGVSQAQANADLLPLPRNTAYDYQPYDSDSVMHYEIDPRLTQGNWAQSESWAISEGDIAWAKNAYPRPAS, encoded by the coding sequence ATGAACGTTGCCGCCGTCGTTGCTCCCCAATTCCATCACCTGCCGCACAAACAGGACGATGGGCACACGAACGCCCCCTCGAGTGCTGCACACTCAAGGCACCGACGCAATGTCGGCGACCCCGGCAGATACTGGCCGCAAAACACCACCCTCAAAATTGCCCTGTACGAGTTCGATGTCAACGACCCCTATGTGCTGGCAGTCAAAAAAGCCGCCTGTCAGTGGCTACCCCATATCAATCTGAAATTTGAGTTTGTCTCGGGAGAGGAAGGCGACGTCAGAATCGCAGCGAACAACCAACGCCCCCAATCTGCCGTTGGCACGGGTGCACTGAGCATGCCCGAAAGCACTCCGACCATGTCATTGCCCCTGGACCATACCGATCCGAGGTTCGAGTACATTGTCCTGCATGAATTCGGGCACATGCTGGGTGCCCTGCATGCCCACCAGCATCCCGACGCCGACATCCCATGGAACGTGCCCAAGGTGCACGCAGTCTATCGGCGCAATGGCGTGAGCCAGGCACAAGCCAATGCCGACCTGCTCCCGTTGCCCCGCAACACGGCCTACGACTATCAACCCTACGACTCAGACTCCGTCATGCACTATGAAATCGACCCGAGATTGACCCAGGGAAACTGGGCTCAATCGGAGAGCTGGGCGATCAGCGAGGGCGATATCGCCTGGGCGAAAAACGCCTACCCACGCCCCGCCTCATGA
- the map gene encoding type I methionyl aminopeptidase, whose product MTVSLKTAEDIAGMRIAGKLAADVLEMIAEHVKPGVTTETLNQICHDYIVNVQGAIPAPLNYKGFPKSICTSVNHVVCHGIPGDKPLKDGDTLNIDVTVIKDRYFGDTSRMFHVGNVPVWAERLSQVTQECMYKAIEIVKPGCRLGDIGEVIQKHAEKNGFSVVREFCGHGIGTVFHEEPQILHYGRAGTGMELKAGMTFTIEPMINQGKADTKVLGDGWTAITKDRKLSAQWEHTLLVTETGYEIFTLRADDTIPRTSGAVSA is encoded by the coding sequence ATGACCGTTAGTTTGAAAACCGCCGAAGACATCGCTGGCATGCGCATCGCCGGCAAACTGGCTGCCGACGTGCTGGAAATGATCGCCGAGCACGTCAAGCCCGGCGTCACCACCGAAACCCTCAACCAGATCTGCCACGACTATATAGTCAACGTGCAGGGCGCCATCCCTGCGCCGCTGAACTACAAGGGCTTCCCCAAGTCGATCTGCACGTCAGTCAACCACGTGGTCTGCCACGGGATTCCGGGTGACAAGCCGTTGAAGGATGGCGACACCCTGAACATCGACGTCACCGTGATCAAGGACCGCTACTTCGGCGACACCAGCCGTATGTTCCACGTCGGCAACGTACCGGTCTGGGCCGAGCGCCTGTCCCAGGTGACCCAGGAATGCATGTACAAGGCCATTGAAATCGTCAAGCCCGGCTGCCGCCTTGGCGACATCGGCGAAGTGATCCAGAAGCACGCCGAAAAGAACGGCTTTTCGGTGGTGCGCGAATTCTGCGGCCACGGTATCGGCACCGTATTCCACGAAGAGCCGCAGATCCTGCATTACGGCCGTGCCGGCACCGGCATGGAACTGAAGGCCGGCATGACCTTCACCATCGAGCCGATGATCAACCAGGGCAAGGCTGACACCAAAGTGCTGGGCGACGGCTGGACCGCCATCACCAAGGACCGCAAGCTGTCGGCCCAGTGGGAACACACCCTGCTGGTCACCGAAACCGGCTACGAGATCTTCACCTTGCGCGCCGACGACACCATCCCGCGCACTTCGGGTGCGGTTTCGGCGTAA
- a CDS encoding Na+/H+ antiporter, translated as MQTAYTVLILLMLVSVSRLVGRVIPLPLPLVQIAAGALLAWPTLGLHVALDPELFLFLFLPPLLFSDGWRMPKRELWRLRGPILTLAVGLVLFTVVGAGYFIHWLLPTIPLPVAFALAAVLSPTDAVAVSAISQNRLPTPLMHMLQGEALMNDASGLVTFKFALAAALTGVFSLADASLTFVLVAVGGLAVGVALSWLVGRLRAWMIARGWDDPATHVVFMLLLPFAAYVLAERLGASGILSAVAAGMMQSWLDLLPRQTSTRLLNRSVWSLLEFAFNGLIFLLLGLQLPDIIKAVVSHEPTLWPTLFYRCLDVVAIFLVLVVLRFIWVQSIWRLSGLLRRIRGKSELTLVPTARSCWLLTVGGVRGAVTLAGVMSVPLLLAPGKDFPERDLLIFIAAGVILLSLIAACIALPLLLRGIEKSPDEKRHNEVRDAWKKTAVAAIHALEAEEPAEAETLDAAQAALATELKARLMSEYRHQLDVFNDSADAQALAHRMDQLERKLRLKALRAQRLELYSLSRHHQIGDDVLREVLADLDMSEANLGLQK; from the coding sequence ATGCAAACCGCCTACACCGTTCTTATCCTGCTGATGCTGGTCAGCGTTTCGCGTCTTGTCGGGCGTGTGATTCCCCTGCCGTTACCTTTGGTGCAGATTGCCGCCGGCGCCTTGCTGGCCTGGCCCACGCTGGGGCTGCACGTGGCGCTGGACCCTGAGCTGTTCCTGTTTCTGTTCCTGCCGCCGTTGCTGTTCTCCGATGGCTGGCGCATGCCCAAACGTGAGTTGTGGCGCCTGCGCGGGCCGATCCTGACCCTCGCCGTGGGGTTGGTGCTGTTCACCGTGGTCGGTGCGGGTTACTTCATCCATTGGCTATTGCCCACGATTCCGTTGCCGGTAGCCTTCGCGCTGGCGGCCGTATTGTCACCGACGGATGCCGTGGCGGTGTCAGCCATTTCCCAGAACCGCCTGCCGACGCCGCTGATGCATATGCTCCAAGGCGAGGCGTTGATGAATGATGCTTCGGGCCTGGTGACCTTTAAGTTCGCCCTGGCGGCGGCGCTGACCGGGGTGTTTTCCCTGGCCGACGCGAGCCTCACTTTTGTCCTGGTGGCCGTCGGCGGGCTGGCGGTCGGCGTCGCGTTGAGCTGGTTGGTCGGCCGCCTCCGCGCCTGGATGATTGCGCGGGGCTGGGACGATCCGGCCACTCACGTGGTGTTCATGTTGCTGCTGCCGTTTGCGGCCTATGTGCTGGCCGAGCGCCTGGGCGCATCGGGCATTCTGTCGGCGGTGGCGGCGGGCATGATGCAAAGCTGGCTCGACCTGCTGCCGCGCCAGACCAGCACGCGCTTGCTCAACCGCAGCGTCTGGTCACTGCTGGAGTTTGCCTTCAACGGTTTGATCTTTTTGCTGTTGGGCCTGCAACTGCCGGACATCATCAAGGCCGTGGTCAGTCACGAGCCAACCCTGTGGCCGACATTGTTCTATCGCTGCCTCGACGTGGTCGCGATCTTCCTGGTGCTGGTGGTGTTGCGCTTTATCTGGGTGCAAAGCATCTGGCGACTGTCAGGCCTGCTGCGCAGGATTCGTGGCAAAAGCGAGCTCACACTGGTGCCTACCGCCCGTTCCTGCTGGTTGCTGACTGTCGGCGGAGTACGCGGTGCCGTGACGCTGGCGGGTGTGATGTCGGTGCCTTTGTTGCTGGCGCCGGGCAAGGATTTTCCCGAGCGCGACCTGCTGATCTTCATCGCCGCCGGCGTGATCCTGCTGTCGCTGATCGCCGCCTGTATCGCGTTGCCGCTGCTGTTGCGCGGCATCGAGAAGAGCCCGGATGAAAAGCGCCACAACGAGGTGCGCGACGCCTGGAAAAAAACCGCCGTGGCCGCGATCCATGCCCTGGAGGCCGAAGAGCCCGCTGAAGCCGAAACCCTCGACGCTGCCCAGGCGGCGCTGGCCACTGAGCTCAAGGCCCGGCTGATGTCCGAATACCGCCATCAATTGGACGTGTTCAACGACTCGGCCGACGCCCAGGCGCTGGCACACCGGATGGATCAACTGGAGCGCAAATTGCGCCTCAAGGCGCTGCGGGCCCAGCGACTGGAACTGTACAGCCTCAGCCGTCATCACCAGATTGGCGATGACGTGCTGCGCGAAGTCTTGGCCGACCTCGACATGAGCGAGGCCAATCTGGGGTTGCAGAAGTAG